From Mannheimia pernigra, one genomic window encodes:
- the selD gene encoding selenide, water dikinase SelD, whose protein sequence is MSEPIRLTQFSHGAGUGCKISPKVLGTILQTQREKFVDPNLLVGNETADDAAVYDLGNGQAIISTTDFFMPIVDDPFDFGRIASANAISDIYAMGGKPLMAIAILGFPVNKLPAEVAQQIVEGGRFACQQAGIALAGGHSIDSPEPIFGLAVTGIVPTERVKRNASAVAGCELYLTKPLGIGILTTAEKKGLLKPEHQNLASEVMCQLNVIGAKFSELSEVMAMTDVTGFGLLGHLSEVCQGSNLRAEVDFSDIQTLDGTREYIALGAVPGGTNRNFESYGHLISSMTEEQKAILCDPQTSGGLLVAALPQAVEKLQHFAKEANVPLFHIGRLLEMDKEKPLIEVI, encoded by the coding sequence ATGTCTGAACCGATTAGATTAACCCAGTTCAGCCACGGGGCGGGTTGAGGCTGTAAAATTTCTCCTAAGGTGTTAGGGACGATTTTACAAACGCAACGTGAGAAATTTGTTGATCCAAATTTGTTGGTGGGCAACGAAACGGCGGACGATGCGGCGGTGTATGATCTGGGCAATGGTCAGGCAATCATCAGCACCACGGATTTCTTTATGCCGATTGTAGATGATCCATTTGACTTCGGGCGGATTGCCTCTGCGAATGCAATTAGCGATATTTATGCAATGGGAGGCAAGCCGCTGATGGCCATTGCGATTCTTGGTTTCCCTGTAAACAAATTACCAGCGGAAGTAGCTCAGCAAATAGTGGAAGGCGGTCGTTTTGCATGTCAGCAGGCTGGTATTGCATTGGCTGGTGGCCATTCAATTGATTCTCCAGAGCCAATTTTTGGCTTAGCCGTAACAGGCATTGTGCCGACTGAACGTGTGAAACGTAATGCCTCTGCTGTCGCTGGTTGCGAGTTATATCTCACCAAACCGCTTGGTATTGGTATTTTAACCACAGCGGAGAAAAAAGGTTTATTGAAACCTGAACATCAAAATTTGGCAAGCGAGGTGATGTGTCAACTCAATGTGATCGGGGCGAAATTCTCTGAGCTTTCTGAAGTGATGGCGATGACAGACGTGACGGGCTTCGGATTGTTAGGGCATTTAAGCGAAGTGTGTCAAGGCTCGAATTTACGGGCGGAAGTCGATTTTTCTGATATTCAAACCCTAGACGGTACGAGAGAATACATTGCGTTGGGAGCCGTTCCTGGTGGTACAAATCGTAATTTTGAAAGCTACGGGCATTTGATTTCGTCAATGACGGAGGAGCAAAAAGCGATTTTGTGCGATCCGCAAACCTCGGGCGGATTGTTGGTTGCCGCATTGCCACAAGCGGTCGAAAAATTACAACATTTTGCAAAAGAGGCGAATGTGCCGCTATTCCACATCGGGCGATTGCTTGAAATGGACAAGGAAAAGCCACTGATTGAGGTTATTTAA